The DNA segment gaaaaaaaaaaaaagattgaaagccAGATTTGGCCCATGGGTTATAGTTTGCTGATTGCTGGCCTATATAACAAATCCTATTGATCCACCAAAAAAGTTACTAAGACTAATAAGTGAGGTTAGCAAGGTTgtaggatacaagatcaatacaTAAAAATCCGCTATATCTGTAAATACTAGCAATGAGGAGCTGGAAgttgaaagtttaaaaatgacACCTTTTACAACAGCATCCAGAATGTGAAATATTTGTGAATAAATctgataaaatatatgaataacctACACATACCAAAATGCACAaaacattgctgagagaaattaaagaagacctaaataaatggagaaatatactatgttttATGGGTCAGAAGATTCAATAGCATTATCAATTCTCCACAAATTGATCTATACTTTCAGtcctgctgatgctaagtcacttcagtcatggctgactctgtgcgaccccatagacggcagcccactaggctcctccgcccatgggatttcccaggcaagactactggagtagggtgccattgccttctccgaggttcaatgcaatccccatcaaaatcacagctgccttttttttttgtagaaattgaccAATTGACTAAAATTCGTAAGGAAATATATTCCTAAAGTTCAGTCATTCCCTTTCATAATGAAAGATCCCAGGACACAGCCCTGCTCTTCCTATTCTCTTCTACTTCCTGCCAAGTTAAGTGTTGCAGTTTCTGAGTACGGGTTGTGAGAACATGACTGCTGTCAGAGGGCAGAAACCTGGCTCTGATCAACTTAGACAACAATGTCTATACAATTGGAATGTAGCATCAGGGCAGACCCTGCTTCCCAAGGTTAGGCCAAGGCCAAGATTTTTTGTACCTTCTTGGGCCCATATATCTTATTTTGGTTTAGAAGATGGAGCATGGATGAGTTATTAAAGTATATTGCTTGATCCATCTCTACCAAACAGAGTTAGCAGAAATTACCCCAAATTTGGGCCTGTGGGCTCTAATTCTTAATTTCCAGTGCTGTTTTTGTCTCTAACACCTTTCTACACCTGTGGTCAATAGATCAACATCAGCAGTGCCCTGGGAGTTTGTTAGAAACGTGTCATCTtggcccccaccccagacctttTGAGTCAGAATCAGAATTTTAAGATCTTCAGTTGACTTGTACACAAATTTAAGTTTGAGTCACACCTATGCATATTCAGGTATCTATCAATGGGAAGTTGGGAATATATATATCAGACATGTCTACTCACCTGCCAAGCTCTGTCCATCAGTATACTTTCAAGACTGAGATGTGGCATTTCAAGATATTCTCTTCAATGCAAGACTCCTCTAGGCATCTTCCCCTGTTCCAACAGGAATTCAACTCCTAATTACTGTTTTATgagcattttaaagtattttgtgtGCACTGCACTCACCtttccctgacacacacacacacacacacacacacacacacacacaccccttatgTAAACAGAAACCATTCCTTATGATGTACCATTTTACTCTTCTAGAAAAGGTAAAATGGATCTCATAGATGTGTTCAATtagtacttattttattttttcattatcaaGGCAAGTATACATTATAGTTATAGAAAAGcttgaaaatacaagaaaaagggaaaattacTTATAATCCTATCATTCAAAGACAATCACTATTTTGTTTttaggtggggttttttttcaggggttttttttcagtctttttttaaaacaggattTTTATGGTGGTTAATTCACTTGAGTATATAAGGTGTGGTTTTTACAATATGTAACACGTATATGGAGTATGTACACAGACAGAATACAGACTGAATATAcagctttgctttctgtttttttctgttaacATTTGTATTTTCCCAGATTATTATTCATTCCTTGTAAGTATCCATTTAAATGCCTCACAATATTCCATTGAGCATATAAACCATAGTTTACTTAACTATTCCCTTATTGCACAACGTTTAGAGAGTGCTTGCATTTTTCATTCTAGCAAGTAGTGTGCAATGAAAATTATTGTGCATACagcatttttctatatattttcagtAATTTCCTCAGGTTAAATTTTCAGAAGTGAGTCAGAGGCTGTGAATTTTGCTTCATGTTGCAAAATCCAGAGTATATCACTTAAAACTCACTCTTAAAGAAAAGCCAAATGTTCCTAACCGAGGGCTGAGGTGGTTGTCCTTGCCAGGTGAAGAGAAAACCACCCATTGACAAGACGGAATGGGATAGCTTCTTTGACGAGAACGGTCACTTGGCCAAGTCACGAGACTTCATTTGTGTTAACATCCTGGAAAGGGTACAGTCCTAAGCTACCCTCGGCCTCACCCTGGAACTGGGGGCGTGGGTGGGCAACAGGGTGGGCATGGCATTGGAGGGGGCTCTTTCAGGCATTCAGGGGGCTCACAACCTCTCACCTCTGCCCACACCCAGGGCCTGCACCCCACGGTGAGGACAGAAGCATGGAAGTTCCTCACGGGCTACTACTCGTGGCAGAGTTCCCAGGACGAGCGGCTCACGGTGGACAGCACAAGGAGGTAGACCGCTTCAGATCCTTTCAAGGGAGGGAGGCGACagtgtgggtgggagggggtgccCACCCCAGCCTGCTAGGTCCAGGCTGCTTCCTCCAGATGGACTTCTCTTTTCAAGAGGCAAAACCCCCATGGCTCTCCTGACTCAGAACCCCCACACAGGGGGCACaggcacctcccccacccccaccctggatGCTGCATGCCCCACCCAGTCCACACCCTGCCAACTTGAGCTCGACCCTGGCACCTCCTCGCACTGCCCCACcaccctgcccagcccagccATCCCTAGGCCTGTGCAGCCTTCTTGAGGTAGGGAATATCCACATGCTCAGGGGCCAGCCAGAGAACACTCCAGGACAGTTGGGGGATCTAGGACCACCCTGATAATTCAGCTCAAGATCCTTAATTAAGTAcacctgcaaagacccttttcccaAAGAAAGTCATATTCACAAGTTCCAGGTTTTAGGGCATGGACCTATCTTTGGAAGTCACCATTCAGCCCACTACACACCTAAGCTCATTCCAATGATGGGCACAAACCCCGCCTCATCCAGTCCTTCCAATCCTGAGGCACAGGTGCTAGTGTTAGCCCCACTCTACAGACAAGGAAACGGAGGCTTAGGGAGGGCAGTGATATCCCCAAGTCATGATATCCCCTAATGGCAGACACCTAGTTCTTAAATTACAGATCCAGGATTCAGCTGCAGGGGTCAGACTGCAGAGCCACCTCCCCTGCACTCTAGGTGCCCATCGGAGGATGGTTAGGGTTGGGCAAGTTGCGGGGATGGGAGGCAGCACGGGGAGCGCGCACCGCCTGGGTCGGGGCACCGCTCGGAGTTCCCCCGACTGGCTTGCAGGGAAGGATGCCTCCTTCAGCCTCGGGTCTATCCTCACAGGAAGAACTACGAGGCCTTATGCCAGATGTACCAGAAGATTCAGCCCCTCCTGGAAAACCTGCACCGGAACTTCAGAGAGACTCGGAACAGTATCAGTGAGCCGAGGAGGGTGGGCCGGGCCCGGCAGAGGGGAGGGTTGGAAGCCCTCCTCCCTGGCTCTTCCCATGTCACGTCTGTGCCCTGGTTCCTGGGCGCTGCCTTGACACATGCTGCGAATTTCGCCGGCTCAATCTTGGTCACTCTACCAGCCTGGCTCCACCGGCTGCCCCAAGTGGCCCAGCAGTGTGTGTCCCTGGGCGTATGCTTTCGCTGGTCGTCTACATCTCTTCCCCTCTTGGCCTTGAACTAGGTTGGATTTGAACTGCAGGGAGGCGGGACATTCCTGGCAAAGGGTACAGACTGGTCAGATGTGGAGGCAGGAAAAATTCCAGGCAGCTCAGGTTGTGGTGAAGGGTAAAGCGTGGTGGTCTGGtgtgtctttttcattctatttttggttgctgcgcatgggctttctGTTGTTGCACTTCATGGGCTTCGCATTGCAGTGGCTTCATCTTgctctggagcatgggctctagggcgtctggactcagtacttgtggcactcgggctcagttgccccgcagcatgtaggatcttaggtcccggaccaggggtagaacctctgtgccctgcactggcaggagaattctcaaccactggaccaccacggaagtccctgaTGTAGATTTTTTCATTCCCCCCTTCCCAGGATGTCCTGGGTCCTACCCTCTTGGATTGGGGGTAATAAACTCACCCATGGACACTCTGTTAGACGTGATCTGGTGACACCCACCTGTCCCTTGCCCCCAACCTAGCATACGACATTAAAAAACTCTATGACAAAGACCCCCTGGGCAATGTCCTCCTCGATAAGAAGAAGCTGGAGAAGATCCTGCTCCTGAGTTATGTCTGCAACACGCAAGCAGGTGAGCCACAGGGCGGGGCCTCCCTTCAGCTCCCCCTTCTCAACTCCTTCCTGGGACagtgcccctgccccagcccaggcTCCACCGTAATCCCCCCGCcattccccaccccagcccctcctcactGGCCCCTCATTCACTCCAGAGTACCAGCAGGGCTTCCATGAGATGGTGATGATTTTCCAGCTGATGCTAGAACATGACCATGAGACCTTCTGGCTTTTCCAGTTCTTCCTACAGAAAACGGTGAGAGCTGGGCCTGGCTTAAGGACTTCCGCGTTCCTCAAATGACCCCTTGAGGTTAGGCGGGCACTGGCAGCCCCAGTCATTTCCTCCAGCCCTGAAACAGCCCTCTGAGTCCCAGAGGAGCTTCTCCCAGaaaaaggcaatggcagccctAGTGGGGTTTGTTCTGGGTTGGGGGGTGGAAGCATTGGAACTGAGAAACGAGGATAGCAATGCACTGGGTCCAGCTCTTGTCAAACCTTGAAAGGTTTGGAAAGGCCCAATGAGGGCACCTTTCCCCTGGCATTCTCCCTGCCTCAAACACAGCTCTGCTCCTGAAAACCCTCCATGGCTCCCTACAGCCTCCATAACAGAATCCCAAAGCCTCAGCCGAACATTCCAGGCCTCGTCTTCACTCTTGTCTCTCATTGCTACTTTTACTTGACCTGCACCCAGGCCCTCCAGGGACTCGGTATTCCCACACTGTGAGGTTGAGAGCTTTAAACGTGCTGCTCCCTGTTACTCCCTTTCCTCATGATCTCTGAGAGGCTGCCCAGAACTCaccctcgtccccttctccatccCTGAAACAACGTGCCACTGCTCTTTCCTTGTCCCGATTGGTTCAGACCCATGGTATGTGTCTGGAAGAATACCCGAGTTCACTGCATTGTGAGCCATATCTGGTCCATCTCTACATCCCCACCACGCACACACATCACACAGACAAGATGTGTGTTTATAAACACCCATACTCCAACACCCAGACACATACAGAGACTCAGGCCAGGCCCAGCCAGACACACACGGGGCCTCCAGCATTGGGAAGCTGATGGAGCAAGGCTGACTCATCTAGTGCTTTCAAGGGGGTCCCTCCTGCCCACTCATCTGTCCCAGGAGCACAGCTGTGTCATCAACATCGGGGTAGGGAAGAACCTCGACATGCTCAACACCCTGATCGACTTCCTGGATCCCGTGTTTGCCGAGCACTTAAGTGAGTGGCCCCCTCTGCTACCATACACCTCCCTCAACCCCAGGGAAGGCGTGGGCAGGGGCCGGCACCCAGTCCAAGCCAGCAGCTCCCAAGCGTGGGGGAGGAAGTGAGATCATTTGGTGAGATCATTTGGGAGGAGGGTTCATCTGGATGGGGTTAGAATCTGGACAGTTGAAAATCCACCCCAAATAGTCTCCAAGGGCAGATGGAAATGTGACAGCctgggtttctttttatttcccaagTGTGTTTCCGTGCTCAGTTGTTTGCCCATGTGTGTTTTTGCTCTATCTCCCATCCCCTGACCATGGCCCTTGGGCTGCTCTCCCCACAGAAGGGAAGGGTGCGGGGGCTGTGCCATCCCTCTTCCCCTGGTTCTGCCTCTGCTTTCAACGTGCCTTCAAGACCTTCGACGACGTCTGGAGGCTCTGGGAGGTGAGGTGCCTGCTGCTCTGGGGCAGAGGAACAGGCTCTCCCCCGGGGGCAGGTGGCAGGGAGGCCCTTGTCCTTGCTTCCCTTTACTGCCGGCTTTggacgggttccatccctgggtcgggaagatcctctggagaagggataggctacccactccaatattcttgggcttctctggtggcttggctcgtaaagaatccgcctgcaatgcaggagacatgggttcgatccctgggttaaaaagatcccctggagaagggaaaggctacccactccagtattttggcctggagaattccatgggtccatagggttgcaaaaagtcagacacaactgagcgactttcacttcacttcattttggATACAGCTCAGTGAGATTTATTGGGCCAATGACCCTGCTCCTGCCCTGTTGAGAGATATGAGAACATCAGTTGATCCCTCTGTTCATCTTAGCCCTCCACTGCACCTTCTCAGGGCAGTGCAGGCAGGAGGGGCATCGAGGCTCGTGCAGCAGAAGCCTGATCTGTATTCAGCTTCCCTGCCACCCTGCCTGCCCAAGGGCCCTCACTCTGCTCTCACTTTCCCAGCCACCTCTTCTTTGGCCTTCCCCTCCACCTGAGTGCCCACACCTTCTGAGCCCTGGAGAGGGAGGGGCTCTCCAAGGACAGGTCACACCTGCACTTCTTTGACCCCAGTCTCCAGGGCAAGATGCACTCCCCAGGGAACACACCCACTGCCCTACcccgtggccactgctgcctGCAGGATTGGGCCCACTGCTCAGCCTGGCATTCAGTGCCCCACAGGTCAACTCCTCCTACCTCACTCCTCACTTCTGGCCTGTTGATCTCCGTGCTCAACCACCAGGCCTTTAGTGACACCCCTGGATTGCTGACATTCCATCAACTGTTGTTTTGCCAAAGCACCACTCAAAGCTACAGAGAGTTACCCAGTCATTCTTGGCATTCTCTccccctgtctctctctttcttctttcctgctccctcccttcctccttcccttcttccttctctctttctctctctctctctccccctagCTGATGAATTCCCTAAAGCCTTTTTCCCTGAGTCCCCCAACAGCAAGCGCAATGCCTAGAACCCCAgagcttgaatgaatgaatgagagtcaGTGAATGAGCACATGGGCAGCAAGGCCCAGGCATGGCTGACGGGTCACGTGGTTGGCGGGTACCGCACCATCCTAAGGGCATCTGCAGTCTCAGACCACAGGCCAGACTGAGGTTCACTGGCCCCTGCAGGTGCTGCTCACCGGGAAGCCCTGCAGGAACTTCCAGGTGCTGGTGGCCTACAGCATGCTGCAGATGGTGCGCCAGGAGGTGCTACAGGAGAGCATGACGGGCGACGATATCCTCCTGGTGAGAGCGTCCTCCAGCCAAGCCAAGCCCAGCCCCACCGGCTCCCGGAGACCCCTGACACAGACTCAGGGGTCCTGGCTGCCCCTGGGCAATACCGGGGAGACTGACATACTCCAAACACTGTGCCAAGTGCTTGGATAGACCAGCTCATGTAAACCTCCAGACAAGCCTGACACAGAGGCGTGATAGCCATCATCATCACCAGTACCCCTGTTTAGCATCTGGGGGAGCTGAGGCCCTGAACGGTTCTTAACCTTGAGGCTAGATTGACTGACAGTTAACTCTTTGGCCCTAGGGTCCTCCTGTGACAAAGACCTAGAGTTTTCCAACAGTTCTGAAAACCAGCTAAAGTCTTTGATCCACATCTTAGATGGCACCCCCATCATAAAATGAGTCCTCCCAGAATCCCATGAAACACTCGGGGAAACCCTGGGGACCCTCTAGTGCCAAAAATGAAAACTGCATTCCCCATCTCTCCAATATATAAAATTCCGATGGTAAAATTCAGGCACTGTGCCAAGCTAGTTGAGAAGAGATTGGGTGGCCCCAAGTGACTGCCATGAGCAGCAGCCTCATCCCCTTGAAGCAGCGGGTCGCTGCCTGTGCCAGCCTGTGCCTAGGGAGACCTGCTTCCACCCACCTTCTTCCGGCACAGGCCTGCAACAACCTCATTGACCTCGATGCCGACGAGCTGATCTCCGCTGCCTGCATAGTTTACGCTGAGCTCATCCAGAAGGATGTAAGTCACTTtgattatttatctttctttccttcttcctccaagAGGCCTTCCCCAATCGCCCAAGCCCAGTCTACGGCAGGTGTGTTCAACTTCAGAGACACAGCTTGTGCTGTATTCTCCGCCGCCAACCCCCGGGGGTTGCTCtgcacagacttctcactgcTTGCATGCATAACTCGCGCTTCACCAAGCAGACTGTGCTTCCTGAGAACCCAGCCCTCATCCCTCATTCCCTGCATCCCTCCGGGCAGATGTGGACACGGGGCTGGGCACCCAGGGGCTCAGGGAAACGTTACAGGCTGAATGAACTGAAGAATGAGGGCCAGACCGATGTCTGTCCACCCCTACCTCCTCTCCCCCAGGTCCCTCAGTCGTTAAAGGATTTCTTTCTCTGAGACTGCTCACAGTGGACAGACGCCCTCCATGGACAGGATGAGGTGGTGCTTCAGCTGTGAGGTCAGCATGAAGTCCGATGGGGCATTCGGGTGAGGGTGTAGGTAATACAGCTGTGATAACAACGGCCTTCTGGAGTCGTGGTTTGTGGTGAGCAGTGTGTTtcctggggtggggagtgagggcAGAGACAGGATTGTCTAATgagaagagagatgggagggCTAGAGAAAGGGCACACACTGGGAAGAGACGGTGCTGGTCAGCGACTCCTCGGGGCTGCGGGTTTTCCAAGGCTGCAGTGGTCCTGCGCCAGGCAGCAAAGGGTTGCGGGCATAACCGACTCTGTGAGCGGGCTGCCTCCTGTGGAAGAGATGGACA comes from the Budorcas taxicolor isolate Tak-1 chromosome 10, Takin1.1, whole genome shotgun sequence genome and includes:
- the TBC1D21 gene encoding TBC1 domain family member 21, whose product is MTTLSPENSLSARQSASFILVKRKPPIDKTEWDSFFDENGHLAKSRDFICVNILERGLHPTVRTEAWKFLTGYYSWQSSQDERLTVDSTRRKNYEALCQMYQKIQPLLENLHRNFRETRNSITYDIKKLYDKDPLGNVLLDKKKLEKILLLSYVCNTQAEYQQGFHEMVMIFQLMLEHDHETFWLFQFFLQKTEHSCVINIGVGKNLDMLNTLIDFLDPVFAEHLKGKGAGAVPSLFPWFCLCFQRAFKTFDDVWRLWEVLLTGKPCRNFQVLVAYSMLQMVRQEVLQESMTGDDILLACNNLIDLDADELISAACIVYAELIQKDVPQSLKDFFL